A stretch of Acidimicrobiales bacterium DNA encodes these proteins:
- a CDS encoding patatin-like phospholipase family protein — MADGLPSAAEVIHQRLAAGTKPGERDDPYRLALAIEGGGMRGVVSAGMLVALEQLGMTGTIDLVVGTSAGALAGAFFVDGRAVEGSVLFYTDLHEEPFLDRSRLLKRAAALDLDYLVEQAAVDRGLDVTMLVTNPIELYATVAPVDPGNSRRYFPVTGSADHVNAILKASASLPVLAGPAKQVDGEYYVDGGLHEQIPWRTAAMLGATHVLALPSKPVTPDHELDSLSFIERVSVVPVVRRVHNDHVGDLVATLPVRSSREAWNLRAVSEGRSTPVDWKSGRGQPRFDIVHVPESVRLPTRLERERPVLVDALIAGANAVVDHFGLGGEHGVVVEQRVVLTHADAPVKHFRASQLTELVIERGSSVDPADRLGGRRDRRRTPGRRAGDGDS, encoded by the coding sequence GTGGCCGATGGGCTGCCGTCCGCTGCGGAGGTGATCCACCAGCGCCTCGCGGCCGGCACGAAGCCGGGCGAGCGCGACGACCCGTATCGGCTCGCCCTCGCCATCGAGGGGGGCGGGATGCGCGGCGTGGTCAGCGCCGGGATGCTCGTCGCGCTCGAGCAACTCGGCATGACCGGCACGATCGACCTCGTGGTCGGCACGTCCGCCGGCGCGCTCGCCGGTGCCTTCTTCGTCGACGGCCGCGCCGTGGAAGGCAGCGTGTTGTTCTACACCGATCTCCACGAGGAGCCCTTCCTCGATCGGTCCCGGCTCCTCAAGCGGGCGGCCGCGCTCGACCTCGACTATCTCGTCGAGCAGGCGGCGGTCGACCGGGGGCTCGACGTCACCATGCTCGTGACGAACCCGATCGAGCTCTACGCCACGGTCGCGCCGGTCGACCCCGGCAATTCCCGTCGCTACTTCCCCGTCACCGGCAGCGCCGACCACGTGAACGCCATCCTCAAGGCGTCCGCCTCGCTGCCGGTGCTCGCGGGCCCGGCCAAGCAGGTCGACGGGGAGTACTACGTCGACGGCGGTCTCCACGAGCAGATCCCGTGGCGCACGGCCGCGATGCTGGGCGCGACCCACGTGCTCGCGCTCCCGTCGAAGCCCGTGACCCCGGACCACGAGCTCGACTCGCTGAGCTTCATCGAACGGGTGTCGGTCGTTCCCGTGGTCCGGCGCGTCCACAACGACCATGTCGGCGATCTCGTCGCCACCCTGCCGGTGCGGTCGTCGCGCGAAGCGTGGAACCTGCGGGCCGTGAGCGAGGGACGGTCCACGCCCGTCGATTGGAAGTCCGGTCGCGGTCAGCCCCGCTTCGACATCGTCCACGTGCCGGAGTCCGTCCGGTTGCCCACCCGCCTCGAGCGCGAACGGCCGGTGCTGGTCGACGCGCTGATCGCCGGTGCGAACGCCGTCGTCGATCACTTCGGACTCGGGGGCGAACACGGTGTGGTCGTCGAGCAGCGGGTGGTCCTGACGCATGCGGACGCGCCGGTGAAGCATTTCCGGGCGTCGCAGTTGACCGAGCTCGTCATCGAGCGGGGGAGCAGTGTCGATCCTGCGGATCGGTTGGGCGGTCGGCGTGATCGCCGTCGCACGCCGGGCCGTCGAGCCGGCGACGGAGACTCGTGA
- the katG gene encoding catalase/peroxidase HPI produces the protein MSDEKCPVLHHDHSARGSQANQHWWPDQLNLNILHQGSPAADPTDDDFDYAAAFATLDYDALKADLHALMTDSKDWWPADYGHYGPLFIRMAWHSAGTYRTHDGRGGGASGTQRFAPLNSWPDNVNLDKARLLLEPIKRKYGRKISWADLLILAGNVALESMGFETAGFAGGREDVWAPEEDIYWGPENVWLDDERYSGDRQLQEPLGAVQMGLIYVNPEGPNANPDPVASGRDVRETFRRMAMNDEETVALVVGGHAFGKMHGAGPEELVESEPEGAPMEQQLIGWKNGFESGLGVHTTSSGFEGAWNSTPTTWDNNYLETLMDNEWELTESPSGHKQWVAPALAGTVPDAHDPALTHAPVMSTADMSMKMDPIYNEISTRFRNDRSLLDKAFADAWFKLTHRDMGPKVRYIGPEAPSEDYIWQDPIPAGTELSDDQVAAVKAAILDTGLSVSDLVSVAWASASTYRDSDKRGGANGGHIRLSPMIDWEANNPAELRRVLSALEGVQGTVGFDVSMADLIVLGGAAAIETAAAAGGVDVGVGVSTGRGDATQEQTDEENFSWLEPRWDGFRNHVGKGNEAVAEHLLVDKAQLLGLAAPEMAVLVAGLRVLGVTTDGHGVLTDRVGTLSNDFFVNLLDYDTEWTASASAEGVFEGKDRSTGEAKWTGTRNDLVFGSNSILRAIADVYAADDAGEKFVRDFVRAWVKVMDADRFDLA, from the coding sequence ATGTCCGACGAGAAGTGCCCCGTACTGCATCACGACCACTCGGCTCGTGGTAGCCAAGCGAACCAACACTGGTGGCCGGACCAACTCAACCTGAACATCCTCCACCAGGGCTCGCCCGCAGCCGACCCGACGGACGACGACTTCGACTACGCCGCGGCGTTCGCCACGCTCGACTACGACGCGCTGAAGGCCGACCTCCACGCCCTCATGACGGACTCGAAGGACTGGTGGCCGGCGGACTACGGCCACTACGGCCCGCTCTTCATCCGCATGGCGTGGCATTCCGCCGGTACCTACCGCACCCACGACGGACGCGGCGGTGGCGCGTCCGGCACCCAGCGGTTCGCCCCTCTCAACAGCTGGCCCGACAACGTCAACCTCGACAAGGCCCGCCTGCTGCTCGAACCGATCAAGCGCAAGTACGGCCGCAAGATCTCCTGGGCGGATTTGCTCATCCTCGCCGGCAACGTCGCGCTCGAGTCGATGGGGTTCGAAACCGCCGGGTTCGCCGGTGGCCGCGAGGACGTCTGGGCGCCCGAGGAGGACATCTACTGGGGTCCCGAGAACGTGTGGCTCGACGACGAGCGTTACAGCGGCGACCGCCAGCTCCAGGAGCCGCTCGGTGCGGTGCAGATGGGTCTCATCTACGTCAACCCCGAGGGCCCCAACGCGAACCCCGACCCGGTGGCGTCCGGTCGTGACGTGCGCGAGACCTTCCGCCGTATGGCGATGAACGACGAGGAGACCGTCGCCCTCGTGGTCGGTGGGCATGCGTTCGGCAAGATGCACGGCGCCGGCCCCGAGGAACTCGTCGAGTCCGAACCCGAAGGGGCGCCGATGGAGCAACAGCTCATCGGCTGGAAGAATGGCTTCGAGTCGGGCCTCGGCGTGCACACGACCTCGTCGGGCTTCGAGGGGGCGTGGAACTCCACGCCGACGACGTGGGACAACAACTACCTCGAGACCCTCATGGACAACGAGTGGGAGCTCACCGAGAGCCCCTCCGGTCACAAGCAGTGGGTGGCCCCGGCTCTGGCCGGCACCGTGCCCGACGCCCACGATCCGGCGCTCACCCACGCGCCGGTCATGAGCACGGCCGACATGTCGATGAAGATGGACCCGATCTACAACGAGATCAGCACCCGCTTCCGCAACGACCGGTCGCTGCTCGACAAGGCGTTCGCCGACGCCTGGTTCAAGCTCACCCACCGCGACATGGGTCCGAAGGTCCGCTACATCGGACCGGAGGCCCCGAGCGAGGACTACATCTGGCAGGATCCGATCCCCGCCGGCACCGAACTCAGCGATGATCAGGTCGCCGCCGTGAAGGCCGCGATCCTGGACACCGGCCTGAGCGTGTCCGACCTCGTGAGCGTCGCCTGGGCATCCGCTTCGACGTATCGCGATTCCGACAAGCGCGGGGGTGCCAACGGTGGCCACATCCGTCTGTCACCGATGATCGACTGGGAGGCCAACAACCCCGCCGAGCTGCGCCGGGTCCTGTCCGCGCTCGAAGGCGTGCAGGGCACGGTCGGGTTCGACGTGTCGATGGCCGACCTCATCGTGCTCGGCGGTGCCGCGGCGATCGAGACCGCGGCTGCCGCCGGTGGTGTCGATGTCGGCGTCGGCGTGAGCACCGGTCGTGGTGACGCCACGCAGGAGCAGACGGACGAGGAGAACTTCTCCTGGCTCGAGCCCCGTTGGGACGGCTTCCGCAACCATGTCGGCAAGGGCAACGAGGCGGTCGCAGAGCACCTCCTCGTCGACAAGGCCCAGCTGCTCGGGCTCGCCGCTCCGGAGATGGCGGTTCTCGTCGCCGGCCTGCGAGTCCTCGGCGTCACCACCGATGGCCATGGCGTGCTCACCGACCGGGTGGGAACCCTCAGCAACGACTTCTTCGTCAACCTGCTGGACTACGACACCGAGTGGACCGCGTCGGCTTCCGCCGAGGGCGTCTTCGAGGGCAAGGACCGTTCGACCGGTGAGGCGAAGTGGACCGGCACCCGCAACGACCTCGTCTTCGGCTCGAACTCGATCCTGCGAGCCATCGCGGACGTCTACGCCGCCGATGACGCGGGCGAGAAGTTCGTGCGTGACTTCGTGCGGGCGTGGGTCAAGGTCATGGACGCCGATCGGTTCGATCTCGCCTGA
- the ribH gene encoding 6,7-dimethyl-8-ribityllumazine synthase: MATKDVTAALDIDGSGLQVVLVRTRWNPEIIDRLADGVSRTLAALGVDDVTTVEVPGAFELPFACRTIAASGRVDAIVAIGAVIRGETTHYEIVSEECARGLQDVQIQTGVPIGFGVLATENVAQAEARSEAGDGHNVGAEAAQVAVEMALLARDWS; the protein is encoded by the coding sequence ATGGCGACCAAGGACGTGACCGCAGCCCTCGACATCGACGGCTCGGGCCTGCAGGTCGTGCTCGTGCGGACGCGCTGGAATCCCGAGATCATCGATCGCCTCGCCGACGGCGTGTCCCGCACGCTCGCGGCCCTCGGCGTGGACGACGTGACCACCGTGGAGGTGCCGGGGGCGTTCGAGCTCCCGTTCGCGTGCCGGACGATCGCCGCCTCCGGTCGGGTCGATGCGATCGTCGCGATCGGTGCCGTCATCCGGGGTGAGACCACCCATTACGAGATCGTGTCCGAGGAGTGTGCCCGGGGCCTCCAGGACGTGCAGATCCAGACCGGCGTGCCCATCGGCTTCGGGGTCCTCGCCACCGAGAACGTCGCCCAGGCCGAGGCTCGAAGCGAAGCCGGCGACGGCCACAATGTCGGCGCGGAGGCCGCCCAGGTCGCCGTCGAGATGGCGTTGCTCGCTCGCGACTGGAGCTGA
- a CDS encoding Dyp-type peroxidase, with amino-acid sequence MATSQPAILGDLQKYQWYVHMSRTEGADLGVIKEALKAGQADAAAQGVNLCLLFGPTLAADLGIETDGDFEAYPGYESPDGAKVAKGTQEELLLWLHHADKDLIWEVQHTMRRALAGHMSVARETPCFIYKNSLDLTGHIDGTGNPEPEDQKDRGIIDDGQPGEGGSYCIAQRWVHDMDYWATLSLEEEENTFGRTKADSTKLETQVPRSHLSHVELREGATADESTPKRGEMVRRSTPYAFHDGTVGLYFMGFCKTQAPMRERMEAMYGHNGHETDFITDYSTPASGSYYFAPSVEALSAALG; translated from the coding sequence ATGGCAACGTCGCAGCCCGCGATCCTCGGGGATCTCCAGAAGTACCAGTGGTACGTCCACATGAGCCGCACGGAGGGCGCTGATCTCGGCGTCATCAAGGAAGCGCTCAAGGCCGGCCAGGCGGACGCCGCGGCGCAGGGCGTCAACCTGTGCCTGCTCTTCGGGCCGACCCTCGCCGCCGATCTCGGCATCGAGACCGACGGCGACTTCGAGGCCTACCCGGGCTACGAGTCCCCCGACGGCGCCAAGGTCGCCAAGGGCACCCAGGAGGAGCTGCTTCTCTGGCTGCACCACGCGGACAAGGACCTCATCTGGGAGGTCCAGCACACGATGCGCCGTGCCCTCGCCGGCCACATGTCCGTCGCCCGTGAGACCCCCTGCTTCATCTACAAGAACAGCCTCGATCTCACCGGCCACATCGACGGCACCGGCAACCCGGAGCCCGAGGACCAGAAGGACCGCGGCATCATCGACGACGGCCAGCCCGGCGAAGGTGGCTCCTACTGCATCGCCCAGCGCTGGGTCCACGACATGGACTACTGGGCCACGCTGAGCCTCGAGGAGGAGGAGAACACCTTCGGTCGCACCAAGGCGGACTCCACCAAGCTCGAGACGCAGGTTCCCCGTTCGCACCTGTCCCACGTGGAGCTCCGCGAAGGTGCCACCGCCGACGAGTCCACGCCGAAGCGGGGCGAGATGGTTCGTCGCTCCACGCCCTACGCGTTCCACGACGGCACCGTCGGCCTGTACTTCATGGGCTTCTGCAAGACGCAGGCTCCCATGCGTGAGCGCATGGAGGCGATGTACGGCCACAACGGCCACGAGACCGACTTCATCACCGACTATTCGACCCCGGCGTCGGGTTCGTACTACTTCGCCCCGTCGGTCGAAGCGCTCTCCGCCGCCCTCGGCTGA
- a CDS encoding DUF2332 domain-containing protein has protein sequence MSEALADFFRAFADISLAPYAPRYDAMTRAAADDAEVMALLAAAPPETHSPNNLQAAAHYLLLSGVDHPLAAAYEPDFDGDPGPAFCDLLLGHAEAVAELLATRVVQTNEVNRTAAIAPLVNRIGAATGSPLALIDLGCSAGLNLLLDRYRITIGDAVLGPADAGLHLHAENRGGPVETTAADIGWRRGVDRNPIDATDPDQARWLEALVWPDHPDRLARLRAAIDELRKDPPPLVQADALAGLESALADAPDDLLAVVLTTWVVYYFDADLRRDFEAAIVGADRPTAWLAMEMAGVVPDVDTPAPPDGAGETSAMTLVTGGAARPVERRFLGWTHPHGTWVDLAV, from the coding sequence GTGAGCGAGGCGCTCGCCGACTTCTTCCGGGCCTTCGCGGACATCTCGTTGGCCCCGTACGCGCCGCGCTACGACGCAATGACGCGAGCGGCGGCGGACGACGCGGAGGTGATGGCGCTGCTGGCCGCCGCGCCGCCGGAGACGCACTCGCCCAACAACCTGCAGGCTGCAGCGCACTACCTCCTGCTGTCCGGTGTCGACCATCCGCTGGCCGCTGCGTACGAGCCGGACTTCGACGGTGACCCGGGCCCGGCGTTCTGTGACCTGCTGCTCGGCCACGCCGAGGCCGTGGCCGAACTGCTCGCGACGCGTGTCGTGCAGACCAACGAGGTCAACCGCACGGCCGCGATCGCGCCGCTGGTGAACCGGATCGGCGCCGCGACCGGATCGCCGCTGGCGCTGATCGACCTGGGATGCAGCGCCGGGCTCAACCTCCTCCTCGACCGCTACCGGATCACCATCGGGGACGCCGTCCTCGGACCGGCTGACGCAGGCCTCCACCTCCACGCCGAGAACCGCGGCGGACCTGTGGAGACCACCGCGGCGGACATCGGGTGGCGGCGCGGCGTCGACCGCAACCCCATCGACGCGACCGATCCCGATCAGGCCCGCTGGTTGGAGGCGCTCGTGTGGCCGGATCATCCGGATCGACTCGCCCGCCTGCGCGCCGCGATCGACGAGCTGCGAAAGGACCCGCCGCCGTTGGTGCAGGCGGATGCCCTCGCCGGGCTCGAGTCCGCGCTGGCGGACGCGCCGGACGACCTGCTCGCCGTCGTCCTCACGACGTGGGTCGTCTACTACTTCGATGCCGACCTCCGGCGCGACTTCGAGGCGGCAATCGTCGGCGCCGACCGGCCGACCGCGTGGCTGGCGATGGAGATGGCGGGCGTCGTGCCGGACGTCGACACACCGGCGCCACCGGATGGTGCAGGCGAGACGAGCGCGATGACGCTCGTGACCGGTGGCGCGGCTCGGCCCGTGGAGCGACGGTTCCTCGGCTGGACCCATCCCCACGGGACCTGGGTCGACCTCGCCGTCTAG
- a CDS encoding transposase: MPRTSRTRQPGEWHHVVNRGARRLPIFGDDDDHEFFLNLLAKAVRRSGIEVHAYALMPNHYHLLVRAEVGTLAVAMQVLGGEYTRRFNVKYGLDGALFRGRYRSVAVESEQHLASTVRYIHRNAPRSDPPRLSDFRWTSHLAHSRLARAPQWLAQSLVEQLFAGDTTRLRRFVEGPSIADDPPSATALEGASDPRVLDAADVEQALGVESEPERRLLQQGGRGLRNRQRTACVLLCQEFTDLTTAALAERYGYGSASSVRTAAQRGRALAESDLSFATTLDAARRRLSPARPVKVGRGSDPGVST; the protein is encoded by the coding sequence ATGCCCAGAACATCTCGTACACGTCAGCCCGGCGAGTGGCATCACGTCGTCAACCGGGGCGCTCGGCGGCTTCCGATCTTCGGAGACGACGACGACCACGAGTTCTTCCTGAACCTGCTGGCGAAAGCAGTCCGGCGATCCGGAATCGAGGTCCACGCCTACGCGCTCATGCCCAACCACTACCACCTGCTCGTCCGGGCCGAGGTCGGCACGCTGGCCGTCGCCATGCAAGTGCTCGGCGGCGAGTACACGCGTCGGTTCAACGTTAAGTACGGACTCGATGGCGCACTCTTTCGCGGCCGCTACCGCTCCGTCGCCGTGGAATCGGAACAACACCTCGCGTCAACGGTGCGATACATCCATCGCAACGCGCCACGAAGCGATCCACCGCGTCTCTCCGACTTCCGTTGGACCAGCCATCTCGCACACTCGCGACTCGCCCGCGCGCCGCAATGGCTCGCCCAGTCCCTCGTTGAGCAGCTCTTCGCAGGCGACACGACGCGGCTTCGTCGGTTCGTCGAGGGGCCGAGCATCGCCGACGATCCCCCGTCGGCGACTGCGCTCGAGGGCGCCTCCGATCCTCGGGTCCTCGATGCAGCAGATGTCGAGCAAGCCCTGGGCGTGGAATCCGAGCCAGAACGGCGCCTCCTGCAGCAAGGCGGCCGCGGCCTGCGCAATCGGCAACGGACGGCGTGCGTTCTGCTGTGCCAGGAGTTCACCGACCTCACGACGGCCGCACTCGCCGAGCGGTACGGGTATGGGTCGGCGAGCAGTGTTCGCACGGCTGCCCAGCGGGGGCGTGCACTTGCAGAGTCGGACCTCTCGTTCGCGACGACCCTCGACGCAGCCCGCCGGCGACTGAGCCCTGCCAGACCGGTGAAGGTGGGACGGGGCTCTGACCCCGGCGTCTCAACTTGA
- a CDS encoding D-arabinono-1,4-lactone oxidase, translating into MSASYRNWAGNQVCLPTEMLTPGSADELAAIVARAAENGQRVKAVGAGHSFTAAAMTDGVLLSLDKLNEVESIDTETGRVTVGAGMRLHELNEVLDGAGLAMPNLGDIAYQSIAGATATATHGTGAELGNLATTIVGMEIVDGQGQRIWCDENERPDLLRVARVGVGALGIVTRVTLQCVPAFDLRAEETIESLDDLLGTFADDATANDHFEFFWMPGARRCQVKRNNRTEEPRQPESRSTYFRNKILAENIAFGLVCKVGARFPSAAPRIGKLVGGGVQARDLVDKSYKIFASPRWVRFYEMEYGIPREALPEALGRLREFVLGLAEPIFFPVEVRVSAGDDIPLSTASGRDSAWIAVHVHKGGSYETYFQGVEQIMNDYDGRPHWGKLHFQDHTTLAPRYPEWDLFQAVRAELDPEGRFANAYTDRVLGPIGG; encoded by the coding sequence GTGAGCGCGTCGTACCGAAACTGGGCCGGGAACCAGGTCTGCCTGCCGACGGAGATGCTCACGCCGGGCTCGGCCGACGAACTCGCGGCGATCGTGGCCCGTGCCGCCGAGAACGGGCAGCGGGTCAAGGCGGTCGGGGCCGGCCACTCGTTCACCGCTGCCGCGATGACCGACGGCGTGCTGCTCTCGCTCGACAAGCTCAACGAGGTCGAGTCGATCGACACGGAGACCGGGCGGGTCACCGTCGGCGCGGGCATGCGTCTCCACGAGCTGAACGAAGTGCTCGACGGCGCCGGTCTCGCGATGCCGAACCTGGGCGACATCGCCTACCAGTCCATCGCCGGTGCGACCGCGACGGCCACTCACGGCACCGGCGCGGAGCTCGGCAACCTCGCGACGACGATCGTGGGCATGGAGATCGTCGACGGACAGGGCCAGCGCATCTGGTGCGACGAGAACGAACGACCCGATCTGCTCCGGGTCGCCCGCGTCGGTGTGGGGGCGCTGGGGATCGTCACCCGGGTCACGCTCCAGTGCGTGCCGGCGTTCGACCTGCGGGCCGAGGAGACGATCGAGTCGCTGGACGACCTGCTCGGCACATTCGCCGACGATGCGACGGCCAACGACCACTTCGAGTTCTTCTGGATGCCGGGGGCGCGGCGCTGCCAGGTCAAGCGAAACAACCGCACCGAGGAGCCGCGGCAACCCGAGTCGCGGTCGACCTACTTCCGCAACAAGATCCTCGCGGAGAACATCGCATTCGGGCTCGTGTGCAAGGTCGGCGCTCGCTTCCCGTCGGCCGCACCGAGAATCGGGAAGCTCGTCGGTGGTGGGGTGCAGGCCAGAGATCTTGTCGACAAGAGCTACAAGATCTTCGCGAGCCCGCGCTGGGTGCGGTTCTACGAAATGGAGTACGGCATTCCCCGCGAGGCATTGCCGGAGGCGCTCGGCCGACTACGCGAGTTCGTGCTCGGGCTCGCCGAGCCGATCTTCTTCCCGGTCGAGGTGCGGGTGTCCGCCGGGGACGACATCCCGCTCTCGACCGCCAGCGGTCGCGACAGCGCGTGGATCGCCGTCCACGTCCACAAGGGTGGCTCCTACGAGACCTATTTCCAGGGCGTCGAACAGATCATGAACGACTACGACGGTCGTCCCCACTGGGGCAAGCTCCACTTCCAGGACCACACGACGCTGGCGCCGCGCTATCCGGAGTGGGATCTGTTCCAGGCGGTGCGCGCCGAGCTCGACCCGGAAGGCCGGTTCGCCAACGCCTACACCGATCGGGTGCTCGGCCCGATCGGCGGCTGA
- a CDS encoding SDR family oxidoreductase, with the protein MGGRTCLVTGGSKGLGRHMAEAFLEAGADRVYITARNADVVDATAAELTDAHDGECIPLAGDLSTMADVEALAATMVERESHLDVLVNNAGRGWMAPLGDFPERGWDKVMDLNVKSPFFLTQALLPLLTQRATPEQTSSIINIGSIAGLTANPVDTYSYDVSKAGIHQMTRNLAFTLSQQNVRVNAIAPGRFHSDMTEFAKADPASYEAELQMIPMHRWGDADDIKGVALMLASRAGAFITGQIIPIDGGTTLVA; encoded by the coding sequence ATGGGTGGGCGGACGTGTTTGGTCACGGGCGGGTCGAAGGGGCTGGGCCGGCACATGGCCGAGGCGTTCCTCGAGGCCGGCGCCGATCGGGTCTACATCACGGCCCGCAACGCCGATGTCGTGGACGCGACCGCAGCGGAGCTGACCGACGCCCACGACGGTGAGTGCATCCCACTCGCCGGCGACCTGTCGACGATGGCCGACGTCGAGGCGCTCGCCGCCACGATGGTCGAGCGCGAGAGTCACCTCGACGTGCTCGTCAACAACGCGGGCCGCGGCTGGATGGCGCCGCTCGGCGACTTCCCCGAGCGGGGCTGGGACAAGGTCATGGACCTGAACGTCAAGTCGCCGTTCTTCCTCACGCAGGCGCTGCTTCCGCTGCTCACCCAGCGGGCCACCCCCGAGCAGACGAGCAGCATCATCAACATCGGCTCGATCGCGGGCCTCACCGCCAACCCCGTCGACACCTACAGCTACGACGTGTCGAAGGCGGGCATCCACCAGATGACGCGCAACCTCGCGTTCACCCTGTCCCAGCAGAACGTGCGGGTGAACGCGATCGCACCCGGCCGCTTCCACTCGGACATGACCGAGTTCGCCAAGGCCGACCCGGCGTCCTACGAGGCGGAGCTGCAGATGATCCCGATGCACCGATGGGGAGACGCCGACGACATCAAGGGCGTCGCCCTCATGCTCGCCAGCCGGGCCGGCGCGTTCATCACCGGACAGATCATCCCGATCGACGGCGGCACCACCCTCGTCGCCTAG
- a CDS encoding alanine racemase encodes MSEPATLAELPTPSLLVERSIFDTNVAAMSAARPGLELRPHVKAFKSTALAKELAAAGHSGFCAATVREMEGMAGAGLGTDLLLANQTLDARRLGALVDDGHRVTVAIDSAETIAAAVAGGVREALVDVNVGMPRCGCSPDDAGRIADDARAAGLEVRGVMGYEGHLMMAAAEDKPAAVEESMAHLLRAAEAVGGDVVSAGGTGTYAVNTWATEIQAGSYCLLDTDYAKLDSPFEIAITVLATVISVNRDGWAVVDAGLKAFGMDHGNPVWPDGDLLFCSDEHATLLNPDGALAVGDRVRLQPAHLDPTVARHEAMWVVDGDAVVDRWAVDLRHW; translated from the coding sequence ATGTCCGAACCCGCCACCCTCGCCGAGCTGCCGACGCCGAGCCTCCTGGTCGAGCGCTCGATCTTCGACACCAACGTCGCCGCGATGTCGGCCGCCCGGCCGGGCCTCGAGCTCCGTCCCCACGTGAAGGCGTTCAAGTCGACGGCGCTCGCGAAGGAGCTGGCCGCGGCCGGCCACAGCGGCTTCTGCGCGGCGACCGTGCGCGAGATGGAGGGGATGGCGGGGGCCGGGCTCGGCACCGACCTCCTGCTCGCCAATCAGACGCTCGACGCCCGCCGCCTCGGCGCCCTGGTCGACGACGGTCATCGCGTCACCGTCGCGATCGACTCGGCGGAGACGATCGCCGCCGCGGTCGCCGGCGGTGTCCGAGAGGCGCTCGTCGACGTGAACGTCGGGATGCCCCGTTGCGGCTGTTCGCCGGACGACGCGGGCCGGATCGCCGATGACGCTCGCGCCGCGGGGCTCGAGGTCCGCGGGGTGATGGGCTACGAGGGGCATCTGATGATGGCCGCGGCCGAGGACAAGCCCGCAGCCGTCGAGGAGTCGATGGCGCATCTGCTCCGTGCCGCCGAGGCGGTGGGCGGCGACGTCGTGTCCGCCGGTGGCACCGGGACGTACGCGGTGAACACCTGGGCGACCGAGATCCAGGCGGGCTCGTACTGTCTGCTCGACACCGACTACGCCAAGCTCGACTCGCCGTTCGAGATCGCCATAACGGTGCTTGCCACCGTCATCTCGGTGAACCGTGACGGCTGGGCGGTGGTGGACGCCGGGCTCAAGGCCTTCGGCATGGACCACGGCAATCCGGTGTGGCCGGACGGCGACCTCCTGTTCTGCTCCGACGAACACGCGACGCTGCTGAATCCCGACGGCGCGCTCGCCGTCGGTGATCGGGTGCGCCTCCAACCGGCCCATCTCGATCCGACCGTCGCCCGGCACGAGGCGATGTGGGTGGTCGACGGCGACGCGGTCGTGGATCGTTGGGCCGTGGATCTGAGGCACTGGTGA
- a CDS encoding SDR family oxidoreductase has protein sequence MRDFSDKLAVITGGASGMGRQIARQLAAEGCDVAICDLSDDDMADTLAEIREETTGVRITSHHCDVGDEEAILRFRDEVVEQHNTDHVHLVFNNAGISGGGSLFDGSRESWDRCFNVCWGGVYWGTRAFLPLLTAAQESHLINTSSVNGFWASLGPDRPHTAYSAAKFAVKGFTEALITDLRLNAPHVGVSLVMPGHIGTGIVRSSIRHGDNPEVTDDIKWMMDEAADQFEANAPMTAAEAATVILDGVRENRWRILVGEDAHALDQMVRAHPEDVYDGSGLSDMIASLSGALDQD, from the coding sequence ATGCGCGATTTCTCCGACAAGTTGGCCGTCATCACCGGTGGAGCGTCCGGTATGGGGCGCCAGATCGCCCGCCAACTCGCAGCCGAGGGTTGCGACGTGGCGATCTGTGATCTCTCCGACGACGACATGGCCGACACGCTCGCCGAGATCCGCGAGGAGACGACGGGCGTGCGCATCACCAGCCACCACTGTGACGTCGGCGACGAGGAGGCGATCCTGCGCTTCCGGGACGAGGTGGTCGAACAGCACAACACCGACCACGTCCACCTCGTGTTCAACAACGCGGGCATCAGCGGCGGCGGATCACTCTTCGACGGAAGCCGAGAGAGCTGGGATCGCTGCTTCAACGTCTGCTGGGGCGGCGTCTACTGGGGCACCCGGGCGTTCCTGCCCCTCCTGACGGCGGCGCAGGAAAGCCACCTGATCAACACGTCGAGCGTCAACGGCTTCTGGGCGAGCCTCGGCCCCGACCGTCCCCACACCGCCTACTCCGCCGCGAAGTTCGCCGTGAAGGGATTCACCGAGGCACTCATCACGGACCTCCGGCTCAACGCGCCCCACGTCGGCGTGTCGCTGGTGATGCCCGGCCACATCGGCACCGGCATCGTGCGCAGCTCGATCCGTCACGGCGACAACCCGGAGGTGACCGACGACATCAAGTGGATGATGGACGAGGCCGCCGATCAGTTCGAGGCGAACGCGCCGATGACCGCCGCCGAAGCGGCGACGGTCATCCTCGACGGCGTTCGTGAGAACCGCTGGCGGATCCTCGTCGGCGAGGACGCCCACGCCCTCGATCAGATGGTGCGAGCCCATCCCGAGGACGTGTACGACGGGTCCGGGCTGAGCGACATGATCGCTTCGCTGAGCGGTGCCCTCGACCAGGACTGA